Proteins encoded in a region of the Pseudopipra pipra isolate bDixPip1 chromosome 18, bDixPip1.hap1, whole genome shotgun sequence genome:
- the DHX37 gene encoding probable ATP-dependent RNA helicase DHX37 isoform X2 codes for MGRARRRHNWKARLPQGAAPPPPAEPLELPLELGDGATLKGIDESNALVLPAKKAKKKKSACVVQKQKKPLSKKQKKNLQKVLEQKEKKKERAEWLSKLNEVQASEAEMKLLYTTSRLGIGERMYQAKRVVQEPRTDVPEKIRSISGANKRRHSSGSELEPEEEPSSSEEEEEEQKQETEKCSASAVSSAEKPEEGARKAVVEQPPTGPSAPASQRASNKPSCKPAVFIPVDRSPEIQEARLKLPILAEEQVIMEAINENPIVIICGETGSGKTTQVPQFLYEAGYASSNGTIGITEPRRVAAVSMSQRVAKEMNLSHRVVSYQIRYEGNVTDETQIKFMTDGVLLKEIQKDFLLSKYKVIIIDEAHERSMYTDILIGLLSRIVPLRQKKGLPLKLIIMSATLRVEDFTDNNRLFSVKPPVIQVDARQFPVTVHFNKKTPLDDYSGECFRKVCKIHRLLPSGGILVFLTGQAEVHSLCRRLRKAFPYQKNNTAGGEDDKEDSVEEMRKFKKSRKRRKVMTLPKIDLNNYSVVPVDEGDEDRDADTDDDAAGSDIDLDLGDGDSEEDEKSDSSLPLYVLPLYSLLAPEKQAKVFRAPPPGTRLCVVATNVAETSLTIPGIKYVVDCGKVKKRFYDKITGVSSFRVTWISQASANQRAGRAGRTEPGHCYRLYSSAVFMDFEKFSAPEITKRPVEDLILQMKALNIEKVVNFPFPTPPPTETLAAAEELLIALGALKEPPVTGRLKQQLAAKLSCPISPLGRIMATFPVAPRYAKMLALSRQHDCLPYTITIVSAMTVRELFEEFDRPAVSEEETAQLKGKRARFLQMQKIWAGQGPMQKLGDLMVMLGAVGACEFAGCTRKFCEENGLRYKAMLEIRRLRGQLTTAVNSVCTDAGLYVDPKMKPPTEAQAMYLRQIVLAGLGDHVARRIQAEELLDDKWKNAYKTALLEDPVFIHPSSVLFKELPEFVVYQEIVETTKLYMKGVSAVEPEWIPALLPPYCHFGKPLENPPPWYCPQRGRVRCHRPSVFYRVSWQLPAVEVDYPEGIDRYKYFARFLLEGKVIKKLGSYSQFLLSSPLIMLKTWSKLQPRTESLLQALVAENCDNHNALLAAWKKNPKYLLSAYRQWIPEAMHDDLAQNWPPV; via the exons ATGGGCCGTGCCCGCCGCCGGCACAACTGGAAGGCCCGGCTGCCGCAGggcgccgcgccgccgccgcccgccgagCCGCTGGAGCTGCCgctggagctgggag ATGGAGCAACGCTGAAGGGAATTGATGAAAGCAATGCCCTGGTCCTGccagcaaaaaaagcaaagaagaaaaaatctgcCTGTGTTgtgcaaaagcagaagaaaccCCTGagcaagaaacagaagaaaaacctgCAGAAAGTCTTGgagcagaaggagaagaaaaaagag CGAGCTGAGTGGCTGAGCAAGCTGAACGAGGTCCAGGCttctgaggcagaaatgaaactCCTGTACACGACTTCCAGACTGGGTATTGGGGAGCGCATGTATCAGGCTAAAAg GGTAGTACAGGAGCCAAGGACTGACGTACCTGAAAAGATCAGGAGCATCAGTGGTGCCAACAAGAGAAGGCACAGCTCAGGTTCAGAATTGGAACCTGAGGAAGAGCCCAGTAgctctgaggaggaggaggaagagcagaaacAAGAAACTGAGAAGTGCTCAGCCAGTGCTGTGAGTTCTGCTGAAAAGCCAGAGGAAGGAGCAAGGAAGGCAGTAGTTGAACAGCCTCCAACTGGTCCTAGTGCTCCAGCTTCCCAGAGAGCCTCCAACAAACCATCCTGCAAGCCTGCAGTGTTCATCCCAGTGGACAGGTCTCCTGAGATTCAG GAAGCAAGACTAAAACTTCCAATCCTTGCTGAAGAGCAAGTCATCATGGAAGCCATTAATGAGAATCCCATTGTGATCATATGTGGAGAGACGGGAAGCGGTAAAACCACACAAGTTCCTCAGTTTCTCTATGAAGCTGGTTATGCCAG TTCCAACGGGACCATCGGGATCACGGAGCCTCGGCGCGTGGCTGCAGTGTCCATGTCCCAGCGAGTCGCTAAGGAAATGAACCTGTCACACAG GGTGGTTTCATATCAAATCCGATACGAGGGGAATGTTACAGATGAAACACAGATCAAGTTCATGACAGATGGTGTGCTGCTGAAAGAGATTCAGAAG GACTTTCTTCTTTCTAAGTACAAAGTCATTATCATTGACGAAGCCCACGAGAGGAGTATGTACACAGATATCTTGATAGGCCTCTTGTCTCGCATCGTGCCCCTTCGTCAGAAG aaaGGGCTGCCCCTGAAGCTGATCATCATGTCGGCCACCCTTCGTGTGGAGGATTTCACTGACAACAACAGGCTGTTTTCTGTTAAACCTCCCGTCATTCAG GTAGATGCAAGGCAATTCCCTGTAACTGTTCATTTTAACAAGAAAACCCCCCTGGATGATTACAGTGGAGAGTGCTTCAGAAAGGTCTGTAAAATCCATCGACTGTTGCCCTCAG gtgggattttggtatttttaacaGGCCAGGCAGAAGTTCACTCTCTATGTAGAAGGCTAAGGAAAGCCTTCCCAtaccaaaaaaacaacactgcAG GGGGAGAGGATGACAAAGAAGACTCAGtggaagaaatgagaaaatttaaGAAATCGAGGAAGCGGAGGAAAGTTATG ACGCTCCCCAAAATTGATCTGAACAATTACTCTGTGGTACCAGTGGATGAAGGAGATGAAGACAGAGATGCTGACACTGATGATGATGCTGCAGGGTCTGATATTGACCTGGATTTAGGAGATGGAGACTCAGAAGAAG ATGAGAAATCTGATTCATCCCTCCCCCTGTATGTGCTCCCACTCTATTCCTTGCTGGCACCAGAAAAACAGGCAAAG GTATTCAGGgctcctcctcctggcaccagACTGTGTGTTGTGGCCACCAACGTGGCTGAAACATCGCTTACCATCCCGGGCATCAAATACGTGGTGGACTGTGGGAAGGTCAAGAAACGTTTCTACGACAAAATCACCGGGGTGTCGTCGTTCAGAGTCACTTGGATATCCCAGGCCTCGGCAAACCagcgggcgggccgggccggccgcACGGAGCCAGGGCACTGCTACAG GTTATACTCTTCTGCAGTCTTCATGGACTTTGAGAAATTTTCTGCTCCAGAAATAACAAAGCGACCGGTAGAAGATTTGATTCTGCAAATGAAGGCATTAAATATAGAAAAG GTAGTCAACTTCCCATTCCCAACACCACCTCCCACAGAAACACTTGCAGCAGCTGAGGAGTTGCTGATAGCCCTGGGTGCCTTGAAGGAACCCCCTGTGACGGGAAG gctgaagcagcagctggcagcaaaGCTGAGCTGCCCCATTAGTCCCCTGGGCAGAATAATGGCCACTTTTCCTGTAGCCCCCCGCTATGCCAAGATGCTGGCATTGAGCAGGCAGCACGACTGCCTGCCCTACACCATCACCATCGTGTCTGCCATGACCGTCCGGGAGCTGTTCGAAGAGTTTGACAG GCCAGCAGTAAGTGAGGAAGAGACAGCCCAGCTGAAGGGGAAGAGAGCGAGGTTTTTACAGATGCAAAAGatctgggctgggcaggggccgATGCAGAAGCTGGGGGACCTCATGGTGATGTTAG GGGCAGTGGGGGCCTGTGAGTTCGCTGGGTGCACCCGCAAATTCTGTGAAGAGAACGGGCTCCGATACAAAGCCATGCTGGAAATCAGGCGCTTGAGAGGGCAGCTGACAACAGCAG TGAACTCTGTCTGCACAGATGCTGGGCTCTATGTAGATCCAAAGATGAAGCCCCCAACAGAAGCTCAAGCAATGTACTTGAGGCAGATcgtgctggcagggctgggggatcATGTTGCCCGAAGGATTCAGGCAGAAGAGCTTCTGGATGACAAGTGGAAAAATGCGTACAAG ACTGCTCTCCTGGAGGACCCAGTGTTCATCCACCCAAGCTCAGTTCTATTCAAAGAACTTCCAGAGTTTGTGGTGTATCAAGAAATTGTCGAGACTACAAAGCTGTACATGAAAG GTGTGTCTGCAGTTGAACCTGAGTGGATTCCTGCCTTGTTGCCACCATACTGCCACTTTGGGAAGCCTCTGGAAAACCCTCCTCCCTGGTACTGCCCCCAGAGAGGCCGAGTTCGGTGTCACAGACCGAGTGTCTTTT ATCGTGTTAGctggcagctccctgctgtGGAAGTTGATTATCCAGAAGGTATTGATCGCTACAAATACTTTGCCAGGTTCCTGCTTGAAGGAAAG gtcaTTAAAAAGCTGGGTTCTTACAGCCAGTTCCTGCTGTCCAGTCCCCTCATAATGCTGAAGACATGGTCCAA ACTTCAGCCCAGGACAGAATCCCTCCTGCAGGCTCTGGTTGCAGAAAATTGTGATAATCATAATGCTTTACTGGCTGCATGGAAGAAAAATCCTAAAT ATTTGCTCTCAGCCTACCGTCAGTGGATCCCTGAAGCCATGCACGATGACCTCGCCCAGAACTGGCCACCGGTATGA
- the DHX37 gene encoding probable ATP-dependent RNA helicase DHX37 isoform X1, whose protein sequence is MGRARRRHNWKARLPQGAAPPPPAEPLELPLELGDLISDGATLKGIDESNALVLPAKKAKKKKSACVVQKQKKPLSKKQKKNLQKVLEQKEKKKERAEWLSKLNEVQASEAEMKLLYTTSRLGIGERMYQAKRVVQEPRTDVPEKIRSISGANKRRHSSGSELEPEEEPSSSEEEEEEQKQETEKCSASAVSSAEKPEEGARKAVVEQPPTGPSAPASQRASNKPSCKPAVFIPVDRSPEIQEARLKLPILAEEQVIMEAINENPIVIICGETGSGKTTQVPQFLYEAGYASSNGTIGITEPRRVAAVSMSQRVAKEMNLSHRVVSYQIRYEGNVTDETQIKFMTDGVLLKEIQKDFLLSKYKVIIIDEAHERSMYTDILIGLLSRIVPLRQKKGLPLKLIIMSATLRVEDFTDNNRLFSVKPPVIQVDARQFPVTVHFNKKTPLDDYSGECFRKVCKIHRLLPSGGILVFLTGQAEVHSLCRRLRKAFPYQKNNTAGGEDDKEDSVEEMRKFKKSRKRRKVMTLPKIDLNNYSVVPVDEGDEDRDADTDDDAAGSDIDLDLGDGDSEEDEKSDSSLPLYVLPLYSLLAPEKQAKVFRAPPPGTRLCVVATNVAETSLTIPGIKYVVDCGKVKKRFYDKITGVSSFRVTWISQASANQRAGRAGRTEPGHCYRLYSSAVFMDFEKFSAPEITKRPVEDLILQMKALNIEKVVNFPFPTPPPTETLAAAEELLIALGALKEPPVTGRLKQQLAAKLSCPISPLGRIMATFPVAPRYAKMLALSRQHDCLPYTITIVSAMTVRELFEEFDRPAVSEEETAQLKGKRARFLQMQKIWAGQGPMQKLGDLMVMLGAVGACEFAGCTRKFCEENGLRYKAMLEIRRLRGQLTTAVNSVCTDAGLYVDPKMKPPTEAQAMYLRQIVLAGLGDHVARRIQAEELLDDKWKNAYKTALLEDPVFIHPSSVLFKELPEFVVYQEIVETTKLYMKGVSAVEPEWIPALLPPYCHFGKPLENPPPWYCPQRGRVRCHRPSVFYRVSWQLPAVEVDYPEGIDRYKYFARFLLEGKVIKKLGSYSQFLLSSPLIMLKTWSKLQPRTESLLQALVAENCDNHNALLAAWKKNPKYLLSAYRQWIPEAMHDDLAQNWPPV, encoded by the exons ATGGGCCGTGCCCGCCGCCGGCACAACTGGAAGGCCCGGCTGCCGCAGggcgccgcgccgccgccgcccgccgagCCGCTGGAGCTGCCgctggagctgggag ACTTGATTTCAGATGGAGCAACGCTGAAGGGAATTGATGAAAGCAATGCCCTGGTCCTGccagcaaaaaaagcaaagaagaaaaaatctgcCTGTGTTgtgcaaaagcagaagaaaccCCTGagcaagaaacagaagaaaaacctgCAGAAAGTCTTGgagcagaaggagaagaaaaaagag CGAGCTGAGTGGCTGAGCAAGCTGAACGAGGTCCAGGCttctgaggcagaaatgaaactCCTGTACACGACTTCCAGACTGGGTATTGGGGAGCGCATGTATCAGGCTAAAAg GGTAGTACAGGAGCCAAGGACTGACGTACCTGAAAAGATCAGGAGCATCAGTGGTGCCAACAAGAGAAGGCACAGCTCAGGTTCAGAATTGGAACCTGAGGAAGAGCCCAGTAgctctgaggaggaggaggaagagcagaaacAAGAAACTGAGAAGTGCTCAGCCAGTGCTGTGAGTTCTGCTGAAAAGCCAGAGGAAGGAGCAAGGAAGGCAGTAGTTGAACAGCCTCCAACTGGTCCTAGTGCTCCAGCTTCCCAGAGAGCCTCCAACAAACCATCCTGCAAGCCTGCAGTGTTCATCCCAGTGGACAGGTCTCCTGAGATTCAG GAAGCAAGACTAAAACTTCCAATCCTTGCTGAAGAGCAAGTCATCATGGAAGCCATTAATGAGAATCCCATTGTGATCATATGTGGAGAGACGGGAAGCGGTAAAACCACACAAGTTCCTCAGTTTCTCTATGAAGCTGGTTATGCCAG TTCCAACGGGACCATCGGGATCACGGAGCCTCGGCGCGTGGCTGCAGTGTCCATGTCCCAGCGAGTCGCTAAGGAAATGAACCTGTCACACAG GGTGGTTTCATATCAAATCCGATACGAGGGGAATGTTACAGATGAAACACAGATCAAGTTCATGACAGATGGTGTGCTGCTGAAAGAGATTCAGAAG GACTTTCTTCTTTCTAAGTACAAAGTCATTATCATTGACGAAGCCCACGAGAGGAGTATGTACACAGATATCTTGATAGGCCTCTTGTCTCGCATCGTGCCCCTTCGTCAGAAG aaaGGGCTGCCCCTGAAGCTGATCATCATGTCGGCCACCCTTCGTGTGGAGGATTTCACTGACAACAACAGGCTGTTTTCTGTTAAACCTCCCGTCATTCAG GTAGATGCAAGGCAATTCCCTGTAACTGTTCATTTTAACAAGAAAACCCCCCTGGATGATTACAGTGGAGAGTGCTTCAGAAAGGTCTGTAAAATCCATCGACTGTTGCCCTCAG gtgggattttggtatttttaacaGGCCAGGCAGAAGTTCACTCTCTATGTAGAAGGCTAAGGAAAGCCTTCCCAtaccaaaaaaacaacactgcAG GGGGAGAGGATGACAAAGAAGACTCAGtggaagaaatgagaaaatttaaGAAATCGAGGAAGCGGAGGAAAGTTATG ACGCTCCCCAAAATTGATCTGAACAATTACTCTGTGGTACCAGTGGATGAAGGAGATGAAGACAGAGATGCTGACACTGATGATGATGCTGCAGGGTCTGATATTGACCTGGATTTAGGAGATGGAGACTCAGAAGAAG ATGAGAAATCTGATTCATCCCTCCCCCTGTATGTGCTCCCACTCTATTCCTTGCTGGCACCAGAAAAACAGGCAAAG GTATTCAGGgctcctcctcctggcaccagACTGTGTGTTGTGGCCACCAACGTGGCTGAAACATCGCTTACCATCCCGGGCATCAAATACGTGGTGGACTGTGGGAAGGTCAAGAAACGTTTCTACGACAAAATCACCGGGGTGTCGTCGTTCAGAGTCACTTGGATATCCCAGGCCTCGGCAAACCagcgggcgggccgggccggccgcACGGAGCCAGGGCACTGCTACAG GTTATACTCTTCTGCAGTCTTCATGGACTTTGAGAAATTTTCTGCTCCAGAAATAACAAAGCGACCGGTAGAAGATTTGATTCTGCAAATGAAGGCATTAAATATAGAAAAG GTAGTCAACTTCCCATTCCCAACACCACCTCCCACAGAAACACTTGCAGCAGCTGAGGAGTTGCTGATAGCCCTGGGTGCCTTGAAGGAACCCCCTGTGACGGGAAG gctgaagcagcagctggcagcaaaGCTGAGCTGCCCCATTAGTCCCCTGGGCAGAATAATGGCCACTTTTCCTGTAGCCCCCCGCTATGCCAAGATGCTGGCATTGAGCAGGCAGCACGACTGCCTGCCCTACACCATCACCATCGTGTCTGCCATGACCGTCCGGGAGCTGTTCGAAGAGTTTGACAG GCCAGCAGTAAGTGAGGAAGAGACAGCCCAGCTGAAGGGGAAGAGAGCGAGGTTTTTACAGATGCAAAAGatctgggctgggcaggggccgATGCAGAAGCTGGGGGACCTCATGGTGATGTTAG GGGCAGTGGGGGCCTGTGAGTTCGCTGGGTGCACCCGCAAATTCTGTGAAGAGAACGGGCTCCGATACAAAGCCATGCTGGAAATCAGGCGCTTGAGAGGGCAGCTGACAACAGCAG TGAACTCTGTCTGCACAGATGCTGGGCTCTATGTAGATCCAAAGATGAAGCCCCCAACAGAAGCTCAAGCAATGTACTTGAGGCAGATcgtgctggcagggctgggggatcATGTTGCCCGAAGGATTCAGGCAGAAGAGCTTCTGGATGACAAGTGGAAAAATGCGTACAAG ACTGCTCTCCTGGAGGACCCAGTGTTCATCCACCCAAGCTCAGTTCTATTCAAAGAACTTCCAGAGTTTGTGGTGTATCAAGAAATTGTCGAGACTACAAAGCTGTACATGAAAG GTGTGTCTGCAGTTGAACCTGAGTGGATTCCTGCCTTGTTGCCACCATACTGCCACTTTGGGAAGCCTCTGGAAAACCCTCCTCCCTGGTACTGCCCCCAGAGAGGCCGAGTTCGGTGTCACAGACCGAGTGTCTTTT ATCGTGTTAGctggcagctccctgctgtGGAAGTTGATTATCCAGAAGGTATTGATCGCTACAAATACTTTGCCAGGTTCCTGCTTGAAGGAAAG gtcaTTAAAAAGCTGGGTTCTTACAGCCAGTTCCTGCTGTCCAGTCCCCTCATAATGCTGAAGACATGGTCCAA ACTTCAGCCCAGGACAGAATCCCTCCTGCAGGCTCTGGTTGCAGAAAATTGTGATAATCATAATGCTTTACTGGCTGCATGGAAGAAAAATCCTAAAT ATTTGCTCTCAGCCTACCGTCAGTGGATCCCTGAAGCCATGCACGATGACCTCGCCCAGAACTGGCCACCGGTATGA